ACCACGGCAATATCGACATCAGAATCGCGTCCTGGGGACCCTTTAGCCCACGAGCCATACAAGAAGGCCATGTCGATCCCGTAGCGCCCCGCATTGTTTCGAAAAAAATTCTCTAAATGGCTGATGATGCCCCGTCTGAGTTCCACGAGATACTCCTCTATCTCCTTCGGTTCAGCCTTTTTTAGCTGCAATATACGGAATGATATACTAAAATACCGATTTTGTCATGGAGACCGACAGTATCCCCAAAAGCTGATCGGTAAGCGGCGATGGGCTACGTAGTATAATGCCTCCTCGCGTGAACAGCGGATTGAGGAAGGGAGTATGCAAAAGGTGAACAAAATCGTGCTGGCGTATTCGGGCGGGCTGGATACGTCGGTGATCCTGCGCTGGCTTATCGAGACCTACCGGGCGGAGGTGATCGCGTTCTGCGCCGACCTGGGACAGGGCGAGGACCTGGAACCGGTCCGGGAGAAGGCGCTCAAGACGGGCGCCAGCAAGGTCTACATCAAAGACCTGAGAGAAGAGTTTGCCCGGGACTTCGTCTTCCCCTGCCTGAAGGCGAACGCGGTCTATGAGGGGCGCTATCTGCTCGGTACCTCGATGGCGAGGCCGCTGATCGCAAAACACCAGATGGCGGTGGCGAAAAAGGAGGGCGCGGACGCGGTGGCACATGGCGCCACCGGCAAAGGGAACGATCAGGTCCGGTTTGAGCTCTCCTATTATGCCATCGACCCGCGCATCCGGGTCATCGCGCCATGGCGCGAATGGGATCTGGGTTCGCGGTCGGATCTGATTGCCTACGCGAGGAGGCATGACATCCCGGTGCCGATTACGAAGACGCGGCCCTACAGCACCGACCGCAACCTGTTTCACATCAGCTTCGAGGGCGGGGTGTTGGAGGACCCTTGGCAGGAGCCGCCTGAAGAGATGTTTGTTTTGAGTGTCTCGCCGGAGAAGGCGCCGGATCGCGCGACCTATATCGAGGTGGAGTTCCAGGACGGTCAGCCTATTGCGCTGGATGGCAAGCGCCTCTCGCCTGCCAGGCTGCTGCAGCGCCTGAATAAGATCGGCGGCGAGCATGGGATCGGTCGAGTCGATATCGTCGAAAACCGCTACGTTGGGATGAAGTCGCGTGGGGTATATGAGACGCCTGGGGGAACCATTCTGCAGGCCGCTCACCGCGCCGTGGAATCGCTCACGATGGATCGCGAGGTGATGCACCTGCGTGACTCCCTCATTCCCCGCTTCTCGGAGCTGGTCTACTATGGCTATTGGTTCTCCCCGGAGATGGAACTGCTGATGCGGACGATCGAGGCGTCGCAGCAAGGGGTGACCGGTACGGCGCGGGTCAAGCTGTACAAGGGCAACTGCGAGGTCGTAGGGCGCAAGTCGGCCGTCTCGCTGTACGATCCGGCCTTCGCGACGTTCGAGGCGGACCAGGTGTACCGACAGTCGGACGCCGAGGGGTTCATCCGCCTGAACGCGTTACGGCTCAGAATTCGGGCGCTAAGAAAAGAGCGTGGGGTGCGGGGCACGAAAGGGAAGCGGCCGGCACGATGAAAGCGGGACCGAGGACTCAAAAGCCTTGGGGTGGGCGATTTAAGCAGGCGACCGATCCGCGAGTGGAAGCCTACACCGCCTCTATCCACTTTGACCGTCGCCTCTACAAGTACGATATTCAGGGGTCTGTCGCGCACGCGCGGATGCTGGCGAAGTGCGGCCTGCTCAGTAAGGCTGAGACCGACAAGATCGTGATGGGGCTTGAGGAGATCGAGGGCGAGATCGAGCGCGGAGAGTTTCGTTTCGACCCCTCGTTGGAAGACATTCACATGGCGATCGAGACCCGGCTGATCGAGAAGGTGGGAGATGCCGGCGCAAAGCTCCACACCGGCCGGAGTCGGAATGACCAGGTGGCCCTTGATCTGCGTCTCTATCTGCGGGAGGAGATCGGAGAAGTTCGCTATCTGATCGCAGGGCTGGAGCGGGCTCTGATCGCACAAGCCGAAGCTCACCTTGATCTGATCATGCCCGGTTATACCCATATGCAACGGGCTCAGCCGATTCTCCTGGCGCACCACCTGATGGCCTATGTGGAGATGCTGGAGCGGGATCGTGAGAGACTGCGCGATGCGCTTCGCCGGGTTGAGATCCTTCCGCTTGGCGCCGGCGCCCTGGCCGGGGTCGGCCTGCCGATCGATCGGCGCTTTGTTGCCAGGGCGCTTGGCTTTCCCGAACTGTCGGCGAACTCGCTGGATGCCGTCTCTGACCGCGACTTTGTCATCGAGCCGCTATTCGCCTTCGCGCTGCTGCAGGCGCATCTGTCCCGCCTGGCAGAAGAAATTGTGCTGTGGGCATCGGCGGAGTTCGGGTTTATCGAGTTATCCGACGCCTTCGCTACTGGCTCCAGCATGATGCCCCAGAAAAAGAACCCGGACGTGGCGGAGCTGGCGCGAGGGAAGACCGGTCGCGTCTTCGGCGCCATGGTGGCCATGCTTACGGTCATCAAGGGACTGCCGCTCAGCTACAACCGCGATTTGCAGGAGGACAAGGAACCCCTCTTCGACAGCGTAGAGTCCGTCAAGACGACCCTCCTCATCATGGCGTCGCTGGTGCGCAGTCTCATGTTCTGTGCGGATCGGATGCGACAGGCGGCAGAGGACGGATTCTTAAACGCCACCGATCTGGCCGACTATCTGGTGTGTAAGGGGATGCCTTTCCGGCAGGCCCACGAGGTGGTGGGCCTTCTCGTTCGAGGCGCGCTTGCCAGGCGGTGTCGGCTCGAGGAGCTTTCGCTGAAGGAACTGCAAGCGGCCTCCCCCCTGTTCGAGAAGGATGTTTTTGCCTACATCGCGCTCGACGCCTGCATCGAACGGCGGACGGCTACCGGCGGGACCGCGACAAGCGCGGTGAAGAAGGCGATCAAGGCAGCCAAGACCAGACTTCGGGATCGATAGGATGCGGGTTCGGCAGATCATCGTCGCAGCGTCTCTTGGCTCGCTTGTGCTCTCCGGGTGCGGCCGGAGCGGTCCACCTGTGATTCCAGTCCTGGCGGAGCCATCGCCGCCGACCGATCTGACAGCTCTCGTGCGGAGCCGTACGGTGGTCCTCGCGTGGACCACGCCGACGACCAATGTCGATGGCACTGCGCTGAAATACCTGGCCGCGTTCCAAATCTCCCGCCAGCAAATGGCCCCTCAGACCTCTGCCTACTCGGTCATTGCCACCGTAAAGGCTGAGAAGCCGGAGAACGCCGTCGTCTCAGCCAATCGGTACGCCTTTACCGATAGCCATGTAGTCGTGGGAGCCAGGTATACATACGCCATCGAGTCAGTGAGCCGGCGAGGGATCGTTGGGCCGTCGTCAGCAGAAGCGACCGCCCTTGTTACGGTTGAGATTGAGGCCCCATCCAGCCTGCGAGCGGAGGCCGGCGAACGAGCGATCCGCCTCTCCTGGGTTGCGCCAACCCGACGAGTTGATGCAAGCCCGCTGTCTCTAGTCCCAAGGTATAATATCTACCGGGGCGCCAGCCCGGGCCAATTCGGTCCATCCCCAATCAATCGAGAGCCGGTCCGGAGCACGCAGTTCCAGGATACGGATCTGGTCAACGATCAGACATACTACTACCGCGTGGCAGCGGTGGAGAGTCAGGAACCGCCATGGCAGGAGGGGTTGCCCTCCAGCGAGGTAAACGCCGCGCCGGTCGATCTGACGCCTCCTGCCCCTCCCCAGAGTGTCCGAGCGGTTGTTGGGCCTGGCTTGGTAGTCTCGCTGAGCTGGGAGCTGAACCGCGAATCGGACCTGCTCGGCTATTTTGTCTATCGAAGCGATGCTGCGGAGCTTCCCCCGCACCGACTGACAGAAGCTCCGCTCAAATCGCCTACCTTCACCGACCAATCAGTTCGGTCAGGCGGACGGTACCTCTACACTGTGACGGCTATTGACGCCTCTTCCAGACGCAACGAAAGCGTTCCCTCGGAGACCGTCGAGGTCCGCGTCCCGTAATATATTTCCCGTTGCCGGAGGATCCTACAGAGCCGCTTACCGTTCACTGAAATCGGGCCGTCGCAATCCATTCCAAGCCCTCTTCTTTGTGCATCCGCTCGTCATGCCCGATTTGACGAAACACGTCGGCCACGCTCTCAAAGGAGCCGTAGTCTTCCTCAAAGAGACTCTTGAAAGGTTCCGACTCGAACTGGGGGTTTTCCGCCACGAATTCCATGTATTCGTGCTCGGCATGATCCTCAAATTGGGCGTTCACCAGATAACTCCACGACGGCTTGATCACGTAGAGGAGCCAGCAGATGTGGTAGTAGGTGAAGGCAATCACCTGGGGCAGGACGCGATAGAGGAGAACATTTTCCTTGATTCCGCGAGCGTGGGTGAGTTCTTCCAGAATGAGCAGATGCCACATCTCGTTATCTTGAGCGTCGCGGGCCTCCTTGACCCGATCGAAGACCCGGCGGGCAAACTCATGATCTGCATACATGTGGGTAATGGCGATGTAGGCCACGTTCTCCCAGGACTGATACGGGACGCGGGCGACGAGTTCCAGCACCTTGAATTTGCTGAATGTCTTTTTGCGACCATACACGAGGTCCATCGTCATGAAGAGAAGGCGGGCCAAGATGCCGTACCGCATCCTCGGAGAGCGGAGTGTGACTTCTTGCGCTTGACGGCGTTGTTCGGCGGTTAAATTCTCCAGTTTCGAACCCATAGCAAGACCTCCACCGATATGCTGAGACGTCTGTAAGCTGAAGTGGGATGCCCGTGAAAATCGTCTCACAGGTCTTGTTGTGGCGCAAGAGTCTCGGGACTACGCAGGTCTTCTCGGACGCATGCTGGTGTTCGTGGGCGCCCACCTCTGGCGCTCATGTTCATCATGCCGGCAAACCATCCTACGCCGCCAACAGATCATGACCGCTTGCGCTCCGTTGCCACACGTAGTCATAGACGCGACCGGCGAGCGCTTCGGTCTCATCGTCCGTGAAGGGAGGGCGCGGCAGAGATCGCCAGAGGTTGTCGAGGATGAAGATCTTGACCTCCGCCTGAGTAGCCGTGTTCTGCGTCCAAGCCTGCATCGGCTTCAATAGCTCCTGGAGCGAGGCAAGCAGATTCTTGCTGGCCTGCTTCAGCTTCTCGCGGTCCGCCTTGCTGATGCTTTCCCTGAAGAGCAGGTCGAAC
The sequence above is a segment of the Candidatus Methylomirabilota bacterium genome. Coding sequences within it:
- the argH gene encoding argininosuccinate lyase, translating into MKAGPRTQKPWGGRFKQATDPRVEAYTASIHFDRRLYKYDIQGSVAHARMLAKCGLLSKAETDKIVMGLEEIEGEIERGEFRFDPSLEDIHMAIETRLIEKVGDAGAKLHTGRSRNDQVALDLRLYLREEIGEVRYLIAGLERALIAQAEAHLDLIMPGYTHMQRAQPILLAHHLMAYVEMLERDRERLRDALRRVEILPLGAGALAGVGLPIDRRFVARALGFPELSANSLDAVSDRDFVIEPLFAFALLQAHLSRLAEEIVLWASAEFGFIELSDAFATGSSMMPQKKNPDVAELARGKTGRVFGAMVAMLTVIKGLPLSYNRDLQEDKEPLFDSVESVKTTLLIMASLVRSLMFCADRMRQAAEDGFLNATDLADYLVCKGMPFRQAHEVVGLLVRGALARRCRLEELSLKELQAASPLFEKDVFAYIALDACIERRTATGGTATSAVKKAIKAAKTRLRDR
- a CDS encoding argininosuccinate synthase; translated protein: MQKVNKIVLAYSGGLDTSVILRWLIETYRAEVIAFCADLGQGEDLEPVREKALKTGASKVYIKDLREEFARDFVFPCLKANAVYEGRYLLGTSMARPLIAKHQMAVAKKEGADAVAHGATGKGNDQVRFELSYYAIDPRIRVIAPWREWDLGSRSDLIAYARRHDIPVPITKTRPYSTDRNLFHISFEGGVLEDPWQEPPEEMFVLSVSPEKAPDRATYIEVEFQDGQPIALDGKRLSPARLLQRLNKIGGEHGIGRVDIVENRYVGMKSRGVYETPGGTILQAAHRAVESLTMDREVMHLRDSLIPRFSELVYYGYWFSPEMELLMRTIEASQQGVTGTARVKLYKGNCEVVGRKSAVSLYDPAFATFEADQVYRQSDAEGFIRLNALRLRIRALRKERGVRGTKGKRPAR